The following proteins are encoded in a genomic region of Bernardetia sp. MNP-M8:
- a CDS encoding DUF2480 family protein, with product MEKTLNKVVNSSVVTFDLEDLYPKGERITYDLKMNLFQELILREKDFREFVKNHDWKQYEDKFVNIVCSVDAIVPMWAFMVVVSNIQPYAKKVVIGTSEELESELYRDIFQTFDWQQFEQSKVVIKGCSKIQIPNYVYGEVTRRLAPIAKLIMFGEACSSVPVYKKPKK from the coding sequence ATGGAAAAAACACTTAATAAAGTAGTCAATTCGTCAGTCGTTACCTTTGATTTGGAAGATTTATATCCAAAAGGGGAAAGAATTACGTATGATTTGAAAATGAATCTTTTTCAAGAACTTATCTTGAGAGAAAAGGATTTTAGAGAGTTTGTCAAAAATCATGATTGGAAACAATATGAAGACAAGTTTGTAAATATAGTTTGTTCAGTAGATGCAATTGTGCCGATGTGGGCATTTATGGTTGTTGTTTCAAATATTCAACCTTATGCCAAAAAAGTAGTTATAGGAACAAGCGAAGAACTAGAAAGCGAGCTTTATAGAGATATTTTTCAAACTTTTGATTGGCAACAATTTGAACAATCAAAAGTTGTTATCAAAGGATGTAGCAAAATTCAGATTCCGAATTATGTCTATGGAGAAGTTACTCGCAGACTTGCACCTATTGCAAAACTGATTATGTTTGGTGAGGCGTGTAGTAGTGTTCCTGTTTATAAGAAACCTAAAAAATAA
- a CDS encoding pyridoxine 5'-phosphate synthase — MNSTKLSVNINKFATLRNARGGNNPDLIQVAQDCERFGAQGITIHPRPDERHIRYEDAFALAKIVKTEFNIEGNPQQGRFLEIVKEIKPTQATLVPDSDGVLTSNAGWDTIKHQDYLKEVITDLKALGVRVSIFIDPIDQFIEAAASTGADRIEFYTESYAKNFQESPEKAIRKYVHCAEFAHKLGLGINAGHDLDLDNLNYLAKHLPYLQEVSIGHALVCDALYLGLENTIGLYKRALKV, encoded by the coding sequence ATGAACTCAACTAAATTAAGCGTAAATATCAATAAATTTGCAACTCTGCGAAATGCAAGAGGAGGCAACAATCCAGATTTGATACAAGTAGCACAAGATTGTGAGCGTTTTGGAGCGCAAGGAATTACAATACATCCACGTCCAGACGAGCGTCATATTCGTTATGAGGATGCTTTTGCACTTGCAAAAATTGTCAAAACAGAATTTAATATTGAAGGAAATCCACAACAAGGACGTTTTTTAGAAATTGTAAAAGAAATAAAACCTACACAAGCGACTTTAGTTCCTGACTCAGATGGAGTTTTGACTTCTAATGCAGGCTGGGACACTATAAAACACCAAGATTATCTCAAAGAAGTAATTACTGATTTGAAGGCTCTAGGAGTTCGGGTTTCTATTTTTATCGACCCAATAGACCAGTTTATTGAAGCTGCTGCCTCAACAGGTGCAGATAGAATAGAGTTTTATACAGAAAGTTATGCAAAAAACTTTCAAGAAAGTCCTGAAAAAGCAATTCGAAAGTATGTTCACTGTGCAGAGTTTGCTCACAAGTTAGGTTTAGGAATCAATGCAGGACACGATTTGGATTTAGATAATCTAAATTATTTAGCCAAACATTTACCTTATTTACAAGAGGTTTCTATTGGTCATGCGCTTGTTTGTGATGCTCTTTATCTAGGACTAGAAAACACAATCGGACTATACAAAAGAGCTTTGAAAGTATAA
- a CDS encoding EamA family transporter produces the protein MLKYHIRLHFVIWLSSLVPLVVNQIHLSATELVFYRTSMAVVFLAIWLLVIKKFKWTGKKTYFLMGTGILTFAYWTLIVLSAKLANEAVCLIGLATIPLFVSILRPILGKGALSVGEIITGLNAIFGIYIIYSSDFDYGLGFFLALLAAFFGALVTIFNADLVKQEDSLVITFYQMLGASITAFLLLLFSTFWGGIVSDFIPVKWSLTWRDFILIFSLALGVSVYAYSESVRLMKFLNPFTVAMVGNLVPLYGIVSVIILSYFISSVEASKMDIYFYAGGIILISAVVARPLVIWYFEIYEVDKKNKISK, from the coding sequence TTGTTAAAATACCATATTCGTCTTCATTTTGTAATTTGGCTTTCTAGTCTTGTTCCTTTGGTAGTCAATCAAATTCATTTATCAGCTACTGAACTTGTTTTTTATCGAACTTCAATGGCTGTAGTATTTTTGGCTATTTGGCTTTTAGTTATTAAAAAGTTTAAATGGACAGGTAAAAAGACTTATTTTTTGATGGGAACTGGAATCCTAACTTTTGCTTATTGGACATTAATTGTTCTTTCGGCAAAACTAGCAAATGAAGCTGTTTGTTTGATTGGACTTGCTACAATTCCTCTTTTTGTTAGTATTTTGCGACCCATTTTGGGAAAAGGAGCTTTATCAGTGGGTGAAATAATTACAGGACTAAATGCTATTTTTGGAATCTATATAATTTATAGCTCTGATTTTGATTATGGTTTAGGCTTTTTTTTAGCTCTTTTAGCTGCTTTTTTTGGTGCATTGGTTACTATTTTTAATGCAGATTTAGTAAAGCAAGAAGACTCTTTAGTTATTACCTTCTATCAAATGTTAGGAGCAAGTATTACAGCTTTTCTTCTCTTGCTTTTTTCTACGTTTTGGGGAGGAATAGTAAGTGATTTTATTCCTGTAAAATGGAGTTTGACTTGGCGAGATTTTATATTGATATTTAGTTTAGCACTGGGAGTTTCTGTCTATGCGTATAGCGAATCAGTACGATTAATGAAGTTTTTGAATCCTTTTACAGTAGCTATGGTGGGAAATTTAGTTCCTCTATATGGTATTGTTAGTGTAATTATTTTATCTTATTTCATTAGTTCTGTTGAGGCTTCAAAAATGGATATTTATTTCTATGCAGGTGGCATAATACTGATTTCGGCTGTTGTAGCTCGTCCTTTGGTTATATGGTATTTTGAAATATATGAGGTTGATAAAAAAAATAAAATAAGTAAATAA
- a CDS encoding sensor histidine kinase, translating to MYSELLLFIISIAYLGLLFGVAYWTEYRSLFFWTMATKKDKELTSTSDQKLGSSFFKPIIYALSMGVYCTAWTFYGSVGQAATSGLGFLTTYIGPLLTIPVWWLVLRKIIRISRAKGITTLADFISARYGKSIALGRLITILCVFGIVPYISIQVQAIAMSIEVLTTSSQNSTKFWISDTAFYATLILGFFTMLFTTRNLQSDNKNRGMIAAIAFESIIKLMTFLGVGIFIVYGMFDGIIDIFEKTALHVDLQKLTTIQHQKNSGEWFWYLLLSALAIFLLPRQFQVSVVENEDEKHILPAMWIFALYLLVINFLVLPIALGGRIWFEGTSSVFNSDMFMLSLPLASEFPQIALFSYIGGFSAATSMIIVSTAALSTMISNNLLLPNWVSDFDWKNPNFKAITTIKWFRRLGILFILFLSYFYFRVIGEFSSLVSVGMVSFAAIAQLAPAFFGGIFWKRGTKNGAFAGIVIGFLIWAYTLILPSFAQSGYFPIYWNSDSAFLKLLNPNALFGMDYLDSISQSVFWSLFLNSFFYVVVSVMSVQSATERNEAEIFVDIFKYSNRFESAVLWKGKAYFSEVKELLNSFLGEKRTTFLLENYQKTNTEEKKIKTDEFLNEAQIVLADSRLLTLAERMLSSVVGSVSARILVSSLLQEQETVAMEEVITILKESQNVLSTNRELRQKSNELKRLTQELETSNQKLKEQDRIKDDFISTVTHELRTPITAIRALSEIVHQNPDLEQDERQNFLENVVGECERLSLLINEILDIESFDNHARNNTLPLELKEFDLIKLISRVYTIMQPLAKEKNIDLEMIFMPQNSLKEKATVKADEKRIEQALINLVSNAISHMKFNENEIPIDRIDLRVNEKNNIAFPPYTIKIITQIESDFWQISIKDNGKGISKENQVSIFEKFHQIRDKNNRKPKGTGLGLSIAKRIVEAHFVESKDKNDTTQKQYGKIWVESKQDKETTFIMRFMK from the coding sequence GTGTATTCCGAACTTCTACTTTTTATTATTTCTATTGCTTATCTAGGTCTTTTGTTTGGTGTGGCTTACTGGACAGAATACCGAAGTCTATTTTTTTGGACAATGGCAACAAAGAAAGATAAAGAATTAACTTCTACTTCTGACCAAAAATTAGGAAGTAGTTTTTTCAAACCTATTATTTATGCCCTTTCTATGGGTGTTTATTGTACGGCTTGGACATTTTATGGAAGTGTTGGACAAGCAGCAACTTCTGGACTGGGTTTTCTGACTACTTATATAGGTCCTTTGCTAACTATTCCTGTTTGGTGGCTTGTTTTGCGTAAAATAATCCGAATTAGTAGAGCAAAAGGAATTACTACACTTGCTGATTTTATTTCGGCTCGCTACGGAAAAAGTATTGCTTTAGGTCGTCTGATTACTATTTTGTGTGTGTTTGGAATTGTTCCTTATATTTCAATTCAAGTACAAGCTATTGCAATGAGTATTGAAGTTCTTACCACTTCTAGTCAAAATTCTACTAAATTTTGGATAAGCGATACTGCTTTTTATGCCACCCTTATTCTTGGTTTTTTTACGATGCTTTTTACTACTCGCAACTTACAAAGTGACAATAAAAATAGAGGAATGATAGCTGCCATTGCCTTCGAATCTATTATTAAATTAATGACTTTTTTAGGAGTAGGTATTTTTATTGTCTATGGAATGTTTGACGGAATAATTGATATTTTTGAAAAAACAGCACTGCATGTAGATTTACAAAAACTCACTACTATTCAACATCAAAAAAATAGTGGAGAATGGTTTTGGTATTTGCTCTTATCGGCTTTAGCTATTTTTCTCTTGCCTCGTCAGTTTCAAGTTTCGGTAGTAGAAAATGAAGATGAAAAACACATTCTTCCTGCCATGTGGATTTTTGCACTTTACCTTTTGGTTATCAATTTTTTGGTTTTACCGATTGCTTTAGGTGGCAGAATTTGGTTTGAAGGAACAAGTTCTGTATTCAATTCCGATATGTTCATGCTAAGTTTGCCTTTAGCTTCTGAGTTTCCACAAATAGCTTTGTTTTCTTATATAGGTGGTTTTTCAGCTGCAACAAGTATGATTATCGTTTCTACGGCTGCATTGAGTACAATGATTTCAAATAATTTATTGCTTCCAAACTGGGTTTCAGATTTTGACTGGAAAAATCCTAATTTTAAAGCCATTACTACTATAAAATGGTTTCGAAGGCTCGGAATTTTATTTATTCTATTTCTTTCCTATTTTTATTTTAGAGTAATTGGCGAATTTTCTTCGCTTGTTTCGGTGGGGATGGTTTCTTTTGCTGCCATAGCTCAACTTGCTCCTGCTTTTTTTGGAGGTATTTTTTGGAAAAGAGGAACTAAAAATGGTGCTTTTGCAGGAATTGTTATAGGTTTTTTGATTTGGGCTTATACACTAATTCTGCCTTCTTTTGCTCAAAGTGGTTATTTTCCTATTTATTGGAATTCGGATTCTGCTTTTCTAAAATTATTAAATCCGAATGCTCTTTTTGGAATGGATTATTTAGATTCTATCTCTCAGAGTGTGTTTTGGTCACTTTTTCTAAATAGTTTTTTTTATGTTGTTGTTTCAGTCATGAGTGTTCAATCAGCAACAGAACGAAATGAAGCTGAAATTTTTGTCGATATTTTTAAATACTCCAATCGTTTTGAAAGTGCTGTTTTATGGAAAGGAAAGGCTTATTTTTCAGAGGTAAAAGAATTATTGAATAGCTTTTTAGGAGAAAAACGAACTACTTTTTTATTAGAAAATTATCAAAAAACGAATACAGAAGAAAAAAAAATAAAAACTGATGAATTTCTAAATGAAGCACAAATTGTTTTGGCAGACTCTCGCCTTCTGACTCTTGCCGAACGTATGCTTTCTAGTGTTGTAGGTTCGGTTTCAGCTCGTATTTTGGTTTCTTCGCTTCTGCAAGAACAAGAAACGGTGGCGATGGAAGAAGTAATTACCATTTTAAAAGAATCTCAAAATGTTCTTTCTACAAATAGAGAATTGCGTCAAAAATCAAACGAACTCAAACGATTGACACAAGAATTAGAAACTTCAAATCAAAAATTGAAGGAACAAGACAGAATAAAAGATGATTTCATTTCAACGGTTACACATGAACTCAGAACACCCATTACAGCAATTCGTGCGCTTTCCGAAATTGTTCATCAAAATCCAGATTTAGAACAAGATGAAAGACAAAACTTTTTGGAAAATGTAGTAGGTGAATGCGAAAGGCTTAGTCTTTTGATAAATGAAATTTTAGATATAGAAAGTTTTGATAATCATGCTAGAAATAATACGTTGCCTTTAGAACTCAAGGAATTTGATTTGATAAAATTGATTTCTCGTGTCTATACGATAATGCAACCTTTGGCAAAAGAAAAAAACATTGATTTAGAAATGATTTTTATGCCACAAAATTCATTAAAAGAAAAAGCAACAGTAAAAGCAGACGAAAAGCGTATCGAACAGGCTCTAATTAATTTAGTCTCAAATGCAATTAGCCACATGAAATTTAATGAAAATGAAATTCCTATTGATAGAATAGATTTAAGAGTAAATGAAAAAAATAACATAGCATTTCCTCCTTATACTATCAAAATAATAACCCAAATTGAATCTGACTTTTGGCAAATAAGCATCAAAGACAATGGAAAAGGAATTTCAAAAGAAAATCAAGTTTCTATTTTTGAAAAATTCCATCAAATTAGAGACAAAAATAATCGAAAACCCAAAGGAACAGGTTTAGGATTAAGCATCGCTAAACGAATTGTAGAGGCACATTTTGTAGAAAGTAAAGACAAAAATGACACAACTCAGAAACAATATGGCAAAATTTGGGTAGAAAGCAAACAGGATAAAGAAACAACTTTTATAATGAGATTTATGAAATAG
- a CDS encoding response regulator, whose product MKRILIADDEPNILLSLDFLMRKSGYEVFVARDGKEAVEIIKNKKPDAVILDIMMPEMDGYEVCQFIRTHEELKTTKVIFLSAKTQPVDIEKGLKMADSYITKPFSTKDIVNEVKKLV is encoded by the coding sequence ATGAAACGTATTTTAATTGCTGACGACGAACCTAATATTTTACTGTCTTTAGATTTCTTGATGCGAAAAAGTGGCTATGAAGTTTTTGTAGCACGAGATGGAAAAGAAGCTGTTGAGATTATCAAAAATAAAAAACCTGATGCCGTAATTTTGGATATTATGATGCCTGAAATGGATGGCTATGAAGTTTGTCAGTTTATCAGAACTCATGAAGAATTAAAAACTACAAAAGTAATTTTTCTATCAGCCAAAACCCAACCTGTTGATATTGAAAAAGGACTTAAAATGGCAGATTCGTATATTACAAAACCATTTTCCACGAAAGATATTGTTAATGAAGTGAAGAAATTGGTTTGA
- a CDS encoding sodium:solute symporter family protein: MSILVWTYIIVGITFALYIGIAIWSRAGSTKEFYVAGGGVSPLANGIATAADWMSAASFISMAGIISFSGYDGSVYLMGWTGGYVLLALLLAPYLRKFGKFTVPDFVGDRYYSDTARLVAVICALFVSFTYVAGQMRGVGVVFSRFLEVSVEWGVVIGMCIVFFYAVLGGMKGITYTQVAQYCVLIFAFMVPAIFISIQMTDTIIPQLGFGGTLAGTDTYLLDKLDGLNQELGFAAYTDGSKSTIDVFFITAALMVGTAGLPHVIVRFFTVPRVKDARISGGYALIFIAILYTTAPAIAAFARTNLINTISNKPYSEMPAWVGNWEKTGLIKYDDKNGDGIVQYYNDKSKDEAFLAEVAAKGYKGNEMEIDRDIMVLANPEIANLPNWVIALVAAGGLAAALSTAAGLLLVISSSVSHDLLKKVVMPNISEKGELVAARIAAAVAIIIAGLFGIYPPGFVAQVVAFAFGLAAASFFPVIVMGIFYKRMNKEGAIAGMVVGLVFTIVYIVYFKFISPNLNIPEHWLFGISPEGIGTVGMILNVIVSLAVSKFTPPPPQEVQDIVEDIRLPRGAGAAVDH; encoded by the coding sequence ATGAGTATTCTAGTTTGGACATATATTATCGTCGGAATTACTTTTGCCCTCTATATTGGTATTGCCATTTGGTCAAGAGCAGGTTCGACAAAAGAGTTTTATGTAGCAGGAGGAGGAGTTTCTCCACTTGCTAACGGAATTGCCACAGCAGCAGACTGGATGTCGGCAGCTTCATTTATCTCTATGGCAGGAATTATTTCCTTTAGTGGCTACGATGGTTCAGTTTATCTAATGGGCTGGACAGGAGGTTATGTGCTGTTAGCATTATTACTTGCCCCTTATCTACGAAAGTTTGGAAAATTTACTGTTCCTGACTTTGTAGGAGATAGATATTATTCAGATACAGCTCGTTTGGTAGCCGTAATTTGTGCGCTTTTTGTTTCTTTTACTTATGTAGCTGGTCAAATGCGTGGAGTAGGAGTAGTATTCTCTCGTTTCTTAGAAGTTTCTGTTGAGTGGGGAGTAGTTATCGGAATGTGTATTGTATTTTTCTATGCTGTTTTGGGTGGAATGAAAGGAATTACTTATACCCAAGTAGCCCAATATTGTGTTTTGATTTTCGCTTTTATGGTTCCTGCCATTTTTATTTCAATTCAAATGACAGATACTATAATTCCTCAACTCGGTTTTGGAGGGACTTTAGCAGGAACAGACACCTATCTTTTAGATAAACTAGACGGACTCAATCAAGAACTTGGTTTTGCAGCTTATACTGATGGTTCAAAAAGTACTATAGATGTCTTCTTTATTACAGCAGCCTTAATGGTAGGAACAGCAGGACTTCCACACGTGATTGTTCGTTTCTTTACTGTTCCTCGTGTAAAAGATGCTCGTATTTCAGGTGGTTATGCCCTTATTTTCATAGCTATTCTTTATACAACTGCTCCTGCCATTGCTGCTTTTGCTCGTACAAATCTAATTAATACGATAAGTAATAAACCCTATTCTGAAATGCCTGCTTGGGTAGGAAACTGGGAAAAGACTGGTCTTATTAAATACGATGACAAAAATGGTGATGGAATTGTTCAATATTACAATGACAAAAGTAAAGATGAAGCCTTTTTAGCAGAAGTCGCTGCAAAAGGATACAAAGGAAATGAAATGGAAATTGATAGAGATATTATGGTTCTTGCTAACCCTGAAATTGCAAATCTTCCCAACTGGGTAATTGCTCTTGTAGCAGCAGGTGGATTAGCAGCAGCACTTTCAACAGCAGCAGGACTTCTTTTAGTAATCTCTTCTTCTGTTTCGCATGATTTATTGAAGAAAGTAGTAATGCCGAATATTTCTGAAAAAGGTGAACTTGTAGCTGCCCGTATTGCAGCAGCTGTAGCTATTATTATTGCAGGTCTTTTCGGAATCTATCCTCCAGGGTTTGTAGCACAAGTAGTCGCCTTTGCTTTTGGACTAGCAGCAGCTTCATTCTTCCCTGTTATTGTAATGGGGATTTTCTACAAAAGAATGAATAAAGAAGGAGCAATTGCAGGAATGGTAGTAGGACTTGTCTTTACGATTGTTTATATCGTTTATTTCAAATTTATTTCCCCTAACTTAAATATTCCTGAACATTGGCTTTTCGGAATTTCTCCTGAAGGAATTGGAACAGTTGGAATGATACTCAATGTAATTGTATCTCTAGCTGTAAGTAAATTTACACCTCCACCTCCACAAGAAGTACAGGACATTGTAGAAGATATTCGTTTGCCTCGTGGTGCTGGTGCAGCCGTTGACCACTAG
- a CDS encoding DUF4212 domain-containing protein encodes MKNDKDHSKASMDKYWKKNLSYLTILLIIWFIVSYGAGIMFADALNGIKIGGFKLGFWFAQQGSIYIFVVLIFVYVWLMNKLDKEFDVDEK; translated from the coding sequence ATGAAAAATGACAAAGACCACAGCAAAGCAAGTATGGATAAATACTGGAAAAAAAATCTTTCCTATCTGACTATTCTACTTATTATATGGTTTATAGTTTCTTATGGTGCAGGAATTATGTTTGCCGATGCACTTAATGGAATAAAAATAGGAGGTTTCAAACTCGGTTTTTGGTTCGCTCAACAAGGCTCAATTTACATTTTTGTCGTCTTGATTTTTGTCTATGTTTGGCTGATGAACAAGCTAGATAAAGAATTTGATGTAGATGAGAAGTAA
- a CDS encoding porin produces the protein MKLLKLILIAFCLVLLCFSQNLFAQEKTEEKQEIDHSYKPLTLKLDDSGNKYIRFLTWHQFWVRSTQNNPNSVDLAGNPSDNTFDIGLRRSRVLMYAQISPRFLILTHFGLNNQTFVNGGVTGGTGKKPQIFMHDAWTEYKVADQLYIGTGLHYWNGISRMTNASTLNFLTIDAPIFNWATIELTDQFARQFGIYAKGKIGGFDYRIALNKPFASGGLANDLADDGIARNVLNDNTAVQGYFNYQFFDKESNKLPYFVGTYMGSKKIFNIGAGFHYHPEATAVKKAGQTEAQLKDISLFAVDAFLELPMGKGGLTAYSAFYSYDFGDNYLRNVGIMNISGGGGNTQPTIGTGTISYTQAGYAFAKFKNGAQFQPFAAFTYKNFEALNDPSSQFDIGANYFINSHHAKITLQYSQRPVYAAGNLDTTRGEIILQTHIWL, from the coding sequence ATGAAACTATTAAAATTAATATTGATTGCATTTTGTTTGGTTTTACTCTGTTTTAGCCAAAATTTATTCGCTCAAGAAAAAACAGAAGAAAAACAAGAAATTGACCACTCTTATAAACCTCTAACTCTTAAATTAGATGATAGTGGGAATAAATATATACGTTTTCTTACTTGGCATCAGTTCTGGGTTCGTTCTACTCAAAATAATCCTAATAGCGTGGATTTAGCAGGAAACCCTTCAGACAATACATTTGATATTGGTCTTCGTCGCTCTCGTGTCTTGATGTACGCTCAAATTTCTCCTCGTTTTTTAATACTTACTCATTTTGGACTGAATAATCAAACCTTTGTAAATGGAGGAGTTACAGGAGGTACAGGAAAAAAACCACAAATTTTTATGCATGATGCTTGGACAGAATACAAAGTAGCTGACCAACTTTATATTGGAACAGGACTTCATTATTGGAATGGCATTTCAAGAATGACAAATGCCAGTACACTCAATTTTTTAACAATTGATGCACCTATTTTTAACTGGGCAACGATTGAATTGACAGACCAATTTGCTCGTCAGTTTGGAATTTATGCAAAAGGAAAAATTGGTGGTTTTGACTATCGCATCGCACTTAATAAACCTTTTGCATCAGGTGGATTAGCAAATGATTTGGCAGATGATGGCATTGCAAGAAATGTTTTGAATGATAACACTGCCGTACAAGGATATTTTAATTATCAATTTTTTGATAAAGAATCTAATAAGCTACCTTATTTTGTAGGAACATATATGGGAAGCAAAAAGATTTTTAATATTGGAGCAGGATTTCATTATCACCCAGAAGCAACAGCCGTAAAAAAAGCAGGACAAACAGAAGCTCAATTAAAAGACATTTCACTTTTTGCAGTTGATGCCTTCTTAGAGTTACCAATGGGAAAAGGTGGACTTACAGCTTATTCAGCTTTTTATAGCTATGATTTTGGTGATAATTATCTTCGCAATGTAGGAATTATGAATATTTCTGGAGGGGGAGGAAATACACAACCTACCATCGGAACAGGTACAATTTCTTATACACAAGCTGGTTATGCATTTGCAAAATTTAAAAATGGAGCGCAATTTCAACCTTTTGCAGCCTTTACTTACAAAAACTTTGAAGCCTTAAACGACCCTTCTTCACAGTTTGATATTGGAGCAAATTATTTCATTAATTCTCATCATGCCAAAATTACGCTACAATATTCTCAACGTCCTGTTTATGCAGCAGGAAATTTAGATACCACACGAGGAGAAATTATCCTTCAAACACATATTTGGCTATAA
- a CDS encoding four helix bundle protein codes for MHSNNPVRDKSFKLAVRIVKLYKFLVEEKKEYTLSKQLLRSGTSIGAMVREAEHAETKKDFVHKMSIAQKESNETLYWLELLRETDYLTEQQFESLYKDAKEVISITTSIIKTTKKNINNK; via the coding sequence ATGCATTCTAATAATCCTGTTAGAGATAAAAGTTTTAAATTGGCTGTCAGAATAGTTAAATTATATAAGTTTTTAGTAGAAGAGAAAAAAGAGTATACCTTATCCAAACAACTATTAAGAAGTGGAACAAGTATAGGTGCTATGGTAAGAGAAGCCGAACATGCAGAAACAAAAAAAGATTTTGTTCATAAAATGTCAATTGCTCAAAAAGAAAGTAATGAAACATTATACTGGTTAGAACTACTTAGAGAAACAGATTACTTGACTGAACAGCAATTTGAAAGTCTATATAAAGACGCAAAAGAAGTAATTAGCATTACCACAAGCATAATAAAAACAACGAAGAAAAATATAAATAATAAATGA
- a CDS encoding IS1 family transposase — protein MNTFKVPDCPRCQSNQVIKSGTIRKKQRFLCKSCTYYFTVQKDGKRIDNYYVVKALQLYLEGLSYREIERIIGVSHVSVMNWVKEYKISRPKMREYRPTYKILKHSELLEFLAEKNALEDSSILITPLGDKFMIIKWERL, from the coding sequence ATGAATACTTTCAAAGTTCCAGATTGCCCACGCTGCCAAAGCAATCAAGTTATAAAAAGTGGCACAATACGCAAAAAACAGCGTTTTTTATGTAAATCATGTACTTATTATTTTACCGTTCAGAAGGACGGCAAACGTATCGATAATTACTATGTAGTCAAGGCTTTACAGCTTTATTTAGAAGGACTTTCATACAGAGAAATAGAACGAATTATTGGAGTAAGTCATGTATCTGTAATGAACTGGGTGAAAGAATATAAAATTTCTCGTCCAAAAATGAGAGAATACCGTCCTACTTATAAAATATTGAAACACAGCGAATTATTAGAATTTCTAGCCGAAAAAAATGCGTTAGAAGATTCTAGTATTTTGATAACCCCTTTGGGAGATAAGTTTATGATAATCAAGTGGGAACGCCTTTAA